One genomic segment of Mesoterricola silvestris includes these proteins:
- a CDS encoding PAS domain-containing sensor histidine kinase produces the protein MSASETPLAKLLADQAYDGLFPNLYDWIYVMGVSEGGELTFETVNPPLGGGSGFLLPEFTGKTPSQCLPPDSAQLLMNHFGRVLAEERPLLYEEEHVVEGRARSFQTTLTPVRNKWSRIHRIAAVSRDITALKEAEAALHASEERLNLALEGTQQGLWDWNLVKGEVYRSPRWFSMLGLTPAGVPPTLEGGLARIHPEDRLQVEGAMNAHLEGRQATFQVEYRILGGTTDWIWVFDAGKVVAWDDQGRPARMTGMCTDITERRRAEESLRALVGGVVHEIRNPVYGISINLDAMEATFGEEPRYMPFVAALRESAERISSLMNDLKDYGEPRTLNPEPCLLKALLEEAARSCEPQAARHECTLGIHLENPHLVLPLNARRMHQVFRNLMENALHHSPPGAEVAVRCRRDRREDHEWWIFTVEDQGPGFAPETQARAFEPFFTRRKGGTGLGLSIVKRVVEEHGGSVELGNRSGGGAIVTVKLPAPRKVATLMQDPDHD, from the coding sequence GTGAGCGCATCCGAGACGCCCCTCGCCAAGCTCCTCGCGGACCAGGCCTACGACGGGCTCTTCCCCAACCTCTACGACTGGATCTACGTCATGGGGGTCTCCGAAGGCGGAGAGCTCACCTTCGAGACGGTGAACCCGCCCCTGGGCGGGGGGTCGGGGTTCCTGCTGCCGGAGTTCACGGGGAAGACGCCCAGCCAGTGCCTGCCTCCGGACAGCGCCCAGCTCCTCATGAACCACTTCGGCAGGGTGCTGGCCGAGGAGCGGCCCCTCCTGTACGAGGAGGAGCACGTGGTGGAGGGCCGGGCCCGGAGCTTCCAGACCACCCTCACGCCGGTGCGGAACAAGTGGTCCCGCATCCACCGCATCGCCGCCGTGTCCCGGGACATCACCGCCCTCAAGGAGGCCGAGGCGGCCCTCCACGCCTCCGAGGAGCGGCTGAACCTGGCCCTGGAGGGGACGCAGCAGGGCCTCTGGGACTGGAACCTGGTCAAGGGCGAGGTGTACCGCAGCCCCCGCTGGTTCTCCATGCTGGGCCTCACCCCCGCCGGAGTGCCCCCCACCCTGGAGGGCGGCCTCGCCCGCATCCACCCCGAGGACCGGCTCCAGGTGGAGGGGGCCATGAACGCCCATCTGGAGGGGCGCCAGGCCACCTTCCAGGTGGAGTACCGCATCCTGGGGGGGACCACCGACTGGATCTGGGTCTTCGACGCCGGCAAGGTGGTGGCCTGGGACGACCAGGGGCGCCCGGCCCGCATGACGGGCATGTGCACCGATATCACCGAGCGCCGCCGGGCCGAGGAATCCCTGCGGGCCCTGGTGGGGGGCGTGGTGCACGAGATCCGCAACCCCGTCTACGGCATTTCCATCAACCTAGACGCCATGGAGGCCACCTTCGGGGAGGAGCCGCGGTACATGCCCTTCGTGGCCGCCCTGCGGGAGAGCGCCGAGCGCATCTCCAGCCTCATGAACGACCTCAAGGACTACGGGGAGCCCCGCACCCTCAACCCCGAGCCCTGCCTCCTCAAGGCCCTCCTGGAGGAGGCCGCGCGAAGCTGCGAGCCCCAGGCGGCGCGCCACGAGTGCACCCTGGGGATCCACCTGGAGAACCCCCACCTGGTGCTCCCCCTCAATGCCCGGCGCATGCACCAGGTATTTCGCAACCTCATGGAGAACGCCCTCCACCACTCGCCCCCCGGGGCGGAAGTGGCCGTGAGGTGCCGGCGGGACCGCAGGGAGGACCACGAGTGGTGGATCTTCACCGTGGAGGACCAGGGGCCGGGCTTCGCCCCCGAGACCCAGGCCCGGGCCTTCGAGCCCTTCTTCACCCGGCGCAAGGGCGGCACGGGCCTGGGCCTCTCCATCGTCAAGCGGGTGGTGGAGGAGCACGGCGGGTCCGTGGAACTGGGCAACCGCTCCGGGGGCGGCGCCATCGTCACCGTCAAGCTCCCCGCCCCCCGCAAGGTGGCCACCCTCATGCAGGACCCCGACCATGACTGA